A region from the Vicia villosa cultivar HV-30 ecotype Madison, WI linkage group LG3, Vvil1.0, whole genome shotgun sequence genome encodes:
- the LOC131658829 gene encoding secreted RxLR effector protein 161-like, producing MEQIPYAYIVGSLMYAQTCTRPDISFAVGMLGRYQSNPGIYHWKAAKKVLRYLQGTKDHMLTYRRSDHLEVIGYSDSDFAGCVDTRKSTFGYLFLLAGGTISWKSAKQTIIAASTMEAEFVACFEATVHGLWLRNFISGLGIVDTISKPLKIYCDNSAAVFFSKNDKYSKGAKHMELKYFAVKEEVQKQRVSIEHISTKLMVADPLTKGLPPKAFIEHVERMGIIGCHH from the coding sequence ATGGAACAAATTCCTTATGCATATATTGTTGGAAGCTTGATGTATGCACAAACTTGTACCAGGCCAGACATAAGTTTTGCTGTCGGAATGCTGGGAAGGTATCAAAGTAATCCAGGAATATATCATTGGAAAGCTGCAAAGAAAGTATTGAGGTATCTGCAAGGAACTAAGGATCATATGCTCACTTATAGGAGATCTGATCACCTTGAGGTGATTggatattcagattcagattttgCCGGATGCGTGGATACAAGAAAGTCCACTTTTGGCTACTTGTTCCTCTTAGCTGGTGGAACAATTTCATGGAAGAGTGCAAAGCAGACTATCATTGCTGCATCCACTATGGAAGCTGAGTTTGTAGCATGCTTTGAGGCTACGGTTCATGGTTTATGGCTGCGGAACTTTATTTCAGGACTTGGAATTGTCGACACTATCTCCAAGCCGTTGAAAATTTATTGTGATAATTCTGCAGcggttttcttctccaaaaatgacAAGTATTCTAAGGGTGCTAAGCATATGGAATTGAAATACTTTGCTGTTAAGgaggaagttcagaaacaaagGGTGTCGATCGAGCACATTAGCACAAAACTTATGGTTGCAGATCCGTTGACGAAAGGATTACCACCTAAGGCATTTATTGAACATGTCGAAAGGATGGGGATTATAGGATGTCATCACTAA
- the LOC131658830 gene encoding uncharacterized protein LOC131658830 codes for MSVIKFNGLNFNEWCEQIQFHLGVLDLDLALLSDKPGDLNDESTAEQKSFHKSWERSNRLSLMFMRMAVKNNIKSTFKKTENAKEFMKYVEESSQSDSADKSLAGTLMGTLTNMKFNGSRTMHDHVVDMTNIAARLKTMGMEVNENFLVTFILNSLPSEYGTFHVNYNTLKDKWNVHELQSMLIQEEARLKKSGDHSVNLVGHKGAGKKPWKKNGKVKQGLSKINQSSDQIHKKESSKDTCRFCKKAGHYQKDCLKRKAWFEKKGISYDPNHKPK; via the exons ATGTCTGTTATTAAGTTTAATGGGCTTAACTTCAATGAATGGTGTGAACAAATTCAGTTTCACCTTGGTGTTTTGGATCTTGATTTGGCGCTCTTAAGTGACAAGCCTGGTGATCTTAATGATGAAAGTACTGCTGAGCAAAAATCTTTCCATAAATCTTGGGAAAGATCTAACAGACTAAGCCTAATGTTTATGCGAATGGCTGTAAAAAACAACATCAAGTCCACATTTAAGAAAACTGAAAATGCTAAGGAATTTATGAAGTATGTGGAAGAAAGCTCTCAATCTGACTCAGCTGATAAGTCACTTGCTGGGACACTAATGGGTACGTTAACCAATATGAAGTTTAATGGTTCTCGTACCATGCATGATCATGTCGTCGACATGACAAACATAGCAGCAAGATTGAAGACCATGGGAATGGAAGTGAATGAAAATTTCCTAGTAACGTTCATCCTTAATTCCTTACCTTCGGAGTATGGCACATTTCATGTCAATTATAACACTCTGAAGGATAAATGGAATGTGCATGAATTACAAAGCATGCTCATTCAAGAGGAAGCAAGGCTTAAGAAATCAGGAGATCATTCAGTTAATCTCGTTGGTCATAAAGGAGCTGGAAAGAAACCATGGAAGAAGAATGGAAAGGTCAAGCAAGGACTGTCAAAGATCAACCAGTCATCTGACCAAATCCACAAGAAGGAATCAAGCAAGGATACATGCCGGTTTTGTAAAAAGGCTGGACACTATCAAAAGGATTGCCTGAAGCGTAAGGCATGGTTCGAAAAGAAAG GGATTTCTTACGACCCAAACCATAAGCCAAAATGA
- the LOC131662369 gene encoding PAN domain-containing protein At5g03700, producing the protein MSSTSLLCPSTSCSINSKFKMSTTHHLHFTNILLLLFLSTSLPSLATPTSIPQELLKGFSTSPLSTSTPFQPILTDPTGNFSLGFLRHNQNDLQLAVVHTPSLEPLWIANPTQPASWADTTRLFFNGSLVLSDPQRSITWSTNTDADRVVILNTSNLQIQSKSTTKTPPWESFNFPTNTLVQDQNFTTNMTLVSPNRLYSLRLGDNFMGLYTINTEQEQGRSLSLSKRLFLLYWKHTALQAKAKVITGAGPISARVSTEGYIGMYQTSSKPIDVQKFNSFQQSSSTSFLLVRLESDGNLKGYYWDSTQSTWLLNYQAITETCELPNPCGSYGLCTPGESSCSCLDNQTRFEPGGCLDNKDESGGDGELCGVDGIGGEKNYMILRKTGVEPPHKELLEEVTTSSLEECEGLCEKNCRCWGALYSNQTGFCYVLDYPIGTMLGTGDESKVGYFKVRKGARKRNRVGVIIGIVVAVLVGISVVGGVIFVMRWRKKKGSLKEEENWASPGPYKNLGSESFSSIEMSGSVQ; encoded by the coding sequence ATGTCTTCCACTTCACTCTTATGTCCATCCACTTCCTGCTCTATCAACTCCAAATTCAAAATGTCAACAACTCATCACCTTCATTTCACAAACATCCTCCTCCTTCTCTTCCTCTCCACCTCGTTACCATCTTTAGCAACACCCACTTCCATTCCACAAGAGCTTCTCAAAGGCTTCTCCACATCTCCACTCTCTACATCCACACCCTTCCAACCTATTCTAACCGACCCAACCGGCAACTTCTCTCTCGGCTTCCTCCGCCACAACCAAAACGACCTACAACTAGCCGTCGTTCACACACCTTCCTTAGAACCACTCTGGATCGCCAACCCAACACAACCCGCATCATGGGCCGACACCACGCGCCTTTTCTTCAACGGCAGCCTAGTTTTATCAGACCCACAAAGAAGCATCACATGGTCGACAAACACAGACGCCGACCGCGTGGTGATTCTCAACACCTCGAATCTACAAATTCAAAGCAAATCAACCACCAAAACTCCACCATGGGAAAGTTTCAACTTTCCCACAAACACCCTCGTTCAGGATCAAAACTTCACCACCAACATGACTTTAGTATCGCCTAACCGTCTTTATTCGTTACGGTTAGGCGACAATTTCATGGGCTTGTACACAATTAACACCGAACAAGAACAAGGAAGATCGTTATCCTTATCAAAACGGTTATTTCTGTTATACTGGAAACACACTGCACTACAAGCAAAAGCTAAGGTAATAACCGGTGCAGGACCCATTTCCGCAAGAGTTAGCACAGAGGGTTACATCGGAATGTATCAAACGAGTTCAAAACCCATTGACGTTCAGAAATTCAACAGCTtccaacaatcatcatcaacgtCGTTTCTCTTGGTCCGTTTAGAATCTGACGGGAATCTCAAAGGGTATTATTGGGATTCAACACAGTCCACCTGGTTACTTAACTACCAAGCTATAACAGAAACCTGCGAGCTTCCGAATCCGTGCGGTTCTTATGGTTTGTGTACGCCGGGTGAGTCTAGTTGTTCTTGTTTAGATAACCAAACCCGGTTCGAACCGGGTGGGTGTTTAGATAATAAAGATGAGAGTGGTGGAGATGGTGAACTGTGCGGTGTGGATGGAATTGGCGGAGAGAAAAACTATATGATTCTGAGAAAGACCGGTGTGGAGCCACCGCATAAGGAGTTACTGGAGGAAGTAACGACGTCGTCTTTGGAGGAATGTGAAGGGTTATGTGAGAAAAACTGTAGGTGTTGGGGAGCGTTGTATAGTAACCAAACCGGGTTTTGTTATGTTTTGGATTATCCAATAGGAACAATGTTGGGAACAGGAGATGAGTCAAAGGTGGGTTATTTTAAGGTGAGGAAAGGTGCACGGAAGAGGAATAGGGTTGGGgttataattggaattgtggTTGCTGTTTTGGTTGGGATTAGTGTCGTTGGGGGTGTGATTTTTGTAATGAGGTGGAGAAAGAAAAAAGGGAGTTTGAAGGAGGAAGAGAATTGGGCTTCGCCCGGCCCATATAAGAATCTGGGATCCGAAAGTTTTAGTTCGATTGAAATGTCGGGTAGTGTGCAATAA